ATACAAAAACACAAACTCATCAATGGTGTGCGCTCCCACGGGCTGTTTGTCCAGACCTTCTAAATCTAGATCTTGAGGACCCGGCAGCGGAAAAATTCCATACAAGTAAAGCCCATATCCCATAATTCACCCTCTCAATGCTGGCAGGACACCATACTCTAATACTTCCCTACTCCCTACCGCATTGCTCACACCCAGTCAGGACATTAGACTTTTCTCAAATCAAATTTGTGGATCACGAGGGGGAACCGAAGAAATTGGCTTAGACGTGAGAACCAATCGCAGTTTTGCATGAATTAAATTCAACTGTGCCAACCCCAAATCCACGTCACCCTCCACAACCACCCCGGTGTTCAAGAGGCGATCCAGTAACTCCAAAATCGAGGGATTTGTCGAGGTTTCTCCAGGATAGTAGCCACTGCCCTTGGGTAGTAAAGTACCAATTTCACCCAAATCAATATTTAAATCAGCCGGATCAATCTCAAATACCTCACACAACGTAACAACTTGCTCCTCTAACTTACGCAAGCTATCGGCTGCCCGCTCCAGATCAGCATCACTCAACTCCCCTGACTCCATACGACGAATCACCTGTGCCTCCATCAATTGACGCACAAGCTCCACTACTGTTAACAGCAATGGAGCTAGTCCGGCGTTTGGTCCCTGATGGGGTTGTAACGAATCGCCAGGGGAAATTTGAATGGGTGAATCAGACGGCATGAATTAAGCTTAACGCTGACGAGACTGTTCGAGTTGTCTCAAAAATTCTTTCTGGTATTGGACAAAGGCAGTATGCCACTCTCGAAATCGCCGTTCCCCATCGCGGACAAGCAGTTGGCGATAGTGCTCTGAGTCAATCGGTTGCTGATTTTTGGAATAAAGCGGTTGATCTGTCGTTAGCATCATCTTGTCTCCCGGTTGTACCAACTATGTTTTAGCCATTGACGACGAGACTCTTGCATCTGGATCTCAGCATAACCTGCCAGAATGCGGCTCTGCTCACCAGTGTGCGTCTTCAGTCGAGATCCCCCTGAGCGAAATCCCCGAACTAGCTTAGCCGTCGGAATTTGCTTCATCGATTTAATGGTGATCATGCTCGATCTCTCGCTATGTCACGACAATAGATCTCTTGCAAACTATAGTGTTCACAAATTGTTTGTGAATCCCTGCACCCCGTTCATATCTCAGTTGGGATGGCTATAGTTCTTTAAAAGAGACCTAATAACGGTAGAAA
Above is a window of Oscillatoria sp. FACHB-1407 DNA encoding:
- a CDS encoding gas vesicle protein K, yielding MPSDSPIQISPGDSLQPHQGPNAGLAPLLLTVVELVRQLMEAQVIRRMESGELSDADLERAADSLRKLEEQVVTLCEVFEIDPADLNIDLGEIGTLLPKGSGYYPGETSTNPSILELLDRLLNTGVVVEGDVDLGLAQLNLIHAKLRLVLTSKPISSVPPRDPQI